The genome window ACGGGCGCTGACGACTATCTGGCCAAACCCTTTGATTTCCGCGAACTGGAAGCCCGCTGCCGCGCCCTGCTGCGCCGGCCCACTGCCCAGTCGGCAGGCGTCCAGCGCTTTGGCGAACTGATCATCGACAGCGCCGCCCGGCAGGTCACCCTGGCCGGCCAGCGCATCGACCTGCCCAAACGCGAATACAGCCTGCTGGAAATCCTGCTGGCCGGCATGAACCGCGCCGTCAGCAAATCTGAAATCGCCAACAAGCTGTTCGCCTTCGATGACGACGCCGCCCCCAACGCGATCGAGGTCTACATCGCCCGGCTTCGCCGCAAGCTGGAAGGGTCGCCACTGCGCATCGAAACGCAACGCGGCACCGGCTACCTGCTGACCTCTACCGATGACCCGGCTTCCGGCTCCGAACGCGAATAGCGGCACCCTGCGGCTCCACCAGCCGCGCCGCATCTCAATACGCCGCCGCCTGCTGGCCATGCTGCTGGCGTTGTTTGTGATTGGTTTGGGCGCGCTGTATCTGCTGGTGCGCGGCTACGCCCAACAAACTGCCGACACCACCTACGACCAGCTGCTGCGCGCATCCGTGCTGTCCATGGCTGACAGCCTGCAACTGGTTCAGAACGAATGGCAGATGGATATGCCATATGCCGCGCTGGCGCTTTTGGAACAGGCGCCGCGAGACCGCGTCTTCTACCGCGTAGCGACAGGCGACGCCAGCCTGATCTCGGGCTACGCGGATCTGCCTGCCCCGCCTGAACGCGGCGCAGCCGCAAGCCCGCAGTTGTACGACGCCGCGTACCTGGGCCAACCCGTGCGCGTGGCCTGGATGGAACGCAAGATTGCCGGCCCGCAGAACACCCAGACCGCGACCATTCAAGTGGCGCAGACCCGCGAAGCGCGCAACGCCCTGTCCGCCGATATCCTCTGGCGCGGCACCTTGACGCTGATGGCGTTTACCGCCGCCGCGCTGGCGCTGGCGTACTGGGGCCTGCGCCGTTCGCTATCGCCTATTCAGCGCATTGAACGTGAACTGGCGGCGCGCAGCGCATCCGATCTGCACCCCATCAACGCCCCCGTGCCAGAAGAGCTGGACACGCTGGTGCATTCGCTGGACGGTTTCATGGGGCGTCTGTCGGACAACCTGGACACCTTGCGTCTGTTCATCGCCGAAGCCGCGCACCAGCTGCGTACCCCGCTCGCCGCGCTGCACGCGCAAATGGAAGTGGCGCTGGACGAAGAAGAT of Achromobacter seleniivolatilans contains these proteins:
- a CDS encoding response regulator transcription factor, whose protein sequence is MRILVIEDDEDLGDALVRRLRRLGHAVDLQSDGLSADGVLQYETFDLVILDIGLPRMSGFDILHRLRDRGSKTPVLALTARIDIEDRVHALDTGADDYLAKPFDFRELEARCRALLRRPTAQSAGVQRFGELIIDSAARQVTLAGQRIDLPKREYSLLEILLAGMNRAVSKSEIANKLFAFDDDAAPNAIEVYIARLRRKLEGSPLRIETQRGTGYLLTSTDDPASGSERE
- a CDS encoding sensor histidine kinase, whose product is MTRLPAPNANSGTLRLHQPRRISIRRRLLAMLLALFVIGLGALYLLVRGYAQQTADTTYDQLLRASVLSMADSLQLVQNEWQMDMPYAALALLEQAPRDRVFYRVATGDASLISGYADLPAPPERGAAASPQLYDAAYLGQPVRVAWMERKIAGPQNTQTATIQVAQTREARNALSADILWRGTLTLMAFTAAALALAYWGLRRSLSPIQRIERELAARSASDLHPINAPVPEELDTLVHSLDGFMGRLSDNLDTLRLFIAEAAHQLRTPLAALHAQMEVALDEEDPAEQRRSLLAVLRNAEKLSRLVNQLLSDASVIHRSNLKHFQAVNLAELLSQAVYDTVPQADPQPDVRLHLPATAAKDPPEVIGDSLMLREAFKNLIDNALRHGASDDGHISIRLDRHDGDWRITVSDHGPGIPPALAQAAFERFVRGPNPRAPGAGLGMSIIKRVVDIHQGRLSLSNRVGGGLDAVVTLPAHRHDA